A genomic window from Candidatus Kouleothrix ribensis includes:
- a CDS encoding zinc ribbon domain-containing protein: MPLYEYICQTCGDRFEKLIRGDTSAQQIICPSCASAAIMRALSTFATSGSSAEQASPACGPVG; the protein is encoded by the coding sequence ATGCCACTTTACGAGTATATCTGCCAAACGTGCGGCGATCGTTTCGAGAAGCTGATTCGCGGCGACACGAGCGCCCAGCAGATCATCTGCCCCAGCTGCGCGAGCGCCGCAATCATGCGCGCGCTCTCGACCTTCGCGACCAGCGGCAGTAGCGCTGAGCAAGCATCCCCGGCCTGCGGCCCCGTCGGCTGA
- a CDS encoding TlpA family protein disulfide reductase, which yields MPALRPRQWNMVLVAVLVAGSLFIAATRVQPQADDRPPAAQAVVLADPAPLPDHPAPDLALPQIDGTLRTLRDLRGQVVLINVWATWCPPCRAEMPAIQQAYAVYHERGFIVLAVNQREDAATITPFLEQHGLTFPILLDADGQASATYQASALPSSFFIDRRGVIRAVYHGPIPPRVINGIVEQLLQERP from the coding sequence ATGCCTGCGCTACGCCCGCGTCAGTGGAATATGGTGCTGGTTGCTGTACTGGTCGCGGGCAGCCTGTTTATTGCCGCGACGCGCGTGCAGCCACAGGCGGATGACCGCCCGCCCGCCGCGCAGGCGGTTGTGCTGGCCGACCCAGCGCCACTGCCAGACCATCCGGCGCCGGATCTGGCGCTGCCACAGATCGACGGCACGCTGCGCACGCTGCGCGATCTGCGGGGGCAGGTGGTGCTGATCAATGTCTGGGCAACCTGGTGCCCACCCTGCCGCGCCGAGATGCCAGCGATCCAGCAGGCCTACGCGGTATATCACGAGCGCGGCTTCATTGTCCTGGCGGTCAATCAGCGCGAGGATGCGGCTACGATCACGCCGTTCCTCGAGCAGCATGGGCTGACGTTTCCGATCCTTCTCGACGCTGATGGGCAGGCGAGCGCCACCTACCAGGCCAGCGCGCTGCCGTCCAGCTTCTTTATCGATCGGCGCGGGGTGATCCGCGCGGTTTACCACGGGCCGATACCGCCGCGTGTGATCAATGGAATCGTAGAGCAGCTGCTGCAAGAAAGGCCGTAG
- a CDS encoding prolipoprotein diacylglyceryl transferase has protein sequence MYPLIELGPLRLSSGGLLLLLAVLLMQWLFVRTARIRGNAPLAEQAERSVYPALVGAAIGARLWYGVFNWSLYSQTPSLFVALRVGEFAWPGALIGGALAGALWCRWRQGNLRQLADCAALALPPAQALACIGLLLSGEAFGAPTDLPWGIALFGATRHPTQLYLALAALLSAGVLWRMARHQPQPGTLTAAYLGLQGMTLLLVEALRADSLLLPAGVRAGQVFGLGLVLLALIWLRWHANATPGGAPHPPAAASRG, from the coding sequence GTGTATCCGTTGATTGAGCTTGGCCCGCTGCGCCTGAGCAGCGGCGGGCTGCTGCTGCTGCTGGCCGTGCTGCTCATGCAGTGGCTGTTCGTACGCACGGCCCGCATACGCGGCAATGCTCCACTAGCTGAGCAGGCCGAGCGATCTGTGTACCCGGCGCTTGTGGGCGCGGCGATCGGCGCGCGGCTGTGGTACGGCGTGTTCAACTGGAGCCTGTATAGCCAGACGCCGAGCCTATTCGTGGCGCTGCGGGTTGGCGAGTTCGCGTGGCCGGGGGCGCTGATCGGCGGCGCGCTGGCCGGCGCGCTGTGGTGCCGCTGGAGGCAGGGCAACCTGCGCCAGCTGGCGGACTGCGCGGCGCTGGCGCTTCCGCCAGCGCAGGCGCTGGCATGCATCGGCTTGTTGCTGAGCGGCGAGGCCTTCGGCGCCCCGACCGACCTCCCATGGGGCATCGCACTGTTTGGGGCCACGCGCCACCCGACCCAGCTCTATCTCGCGTTGGCGGCGCTGCTGAGCGCCGGTGTGCTGTGGCGCATGGCACGCCACCAGCCGCAGCCCGGCACACTCACCGCAGCGTACCTCGGCCTGCAGGGTATGACCCTGCTCCTGGTCGAGGCGCTGCGCGCTGACTCGTTGCTGCTGCCGGCGGGCGTGCGCGCTGGCCAGGTGTTCGGGTTAGGGCTGGTGCTACTCGCGCTGATCTGGCTGCGATGGCACGCCAATGCTACGCCGGGCGGCGCGCCACATCCGCCTGCGGCCGCCAGCCGTGGATGA
- a CDS encoding OsmC family protein — protein MEMIIDFPGGARVDAHFGPFTVPTDQPAHAAGSAASAPTPFATFLAALGTCAGFYVLSFCQRRGIATAGIRLVQQTETDRDTGMVRLVRLDIELPADFPEQYRAAVIRAADQCAVKKLLEHPPAFEIRTVARDVAHT, from the coding sequence ATGGAGATGATTATCGATTTTCCTGGCGGCGCGCGGGTGGATGCGCACTTCGGGCCATTTACGGTGCCGACCGATCAGCCGGCGCATGCGGCAGGCAGCGCGGCCAGCGCACCGACGCCATTCGCGACGTTTCTGGCCGCCCTGGGCACCTGCGCCGGCTTCTATGTGCTGAGCTTCTGTCAGCGGCGCGGCATCGCCACGGCGGGCATACGCCTGGTGCAGCAGACCGAGACCGATCGTGATACTGGCATGGTGCGCCTGGTGCGGCTCGACATCGAGCTGCCAGCCGATTTTCCCGAACAGTATCGCGCGGCGGTGATTCGCGCGGCCGATCAGTGCGCAGTGAAGAAGCTGCTTGAGCACCCACCGGCGTTTGAGATTCGTACGGTTGCGCGCGACGTTGCTCATACATAA
- a CDS encoding HAMP domain-containing protein, which yields MNKLWIQLTLAFSLVTVSGVAIVALLANRQVSADFRSFVAQSQVQDSPIVTELSDYYTAHGSWDGVENVLRDFAGARRGMIGRGGPTIILADAAGLVVAGAAPGQLGVRLAQPDLAVATPISAHGQLAGYLLVRAGSGGALSMAGQQFLNRVNWALLQAGLLAGGLGLLLGVVIARGLAAPLSRLSAAARQIARGKLDARLSIAGAAEIADTARAFNEMADGLQQAERLRQNMIADIAHELRTPLTVIQGNLRAILDDVYPLEKAEIATIYDETVMLSRLVGDLRELAQAEAGRLALDIHPVEAASLVRSAIAPFEAAAAEQRVTLVADLPDQLAPVLADPDRVRQVLHNLVANALRYTPAGGAITLSAALEIQNQQLGANHDASATASFVRFAVADTGQGIAAADLPHVFERFWRADRARSRDQGGSGLGLAIARQIVAAHGGQIGVESQIGAGSQFWFCLPAAEVAVALATPEQHIKQHSIAG from the coding sequence ATGAATAAGCTCTGGATCCAACTTACGCTGGCGTTCAGCCTGGTAACGGTGAGCGGCGTGGCGATCGTCGCGCTGTTGGCCAATCGTCAGGTCAGCGCCGACTTTCGCAGCTTCGTCGCGCAGAGCCAGGTGCAGGACTCGCCGATCGTGACCGAGCTGAGCGACTACTATACGGCGCATGGCAGCTGGGATGGCGTTGAGAACGTGCTGCGCGACTTCGCCGGTGCCCGGCGTGGGATGATCGGCCGGGGTGGGCCAACCATCATCCTGGCCGATGCGGCGGGGCTGGTGGTTGCCGGCGCGGCGCCAGGCCAGCTCGGCGTGCGGCTGGCGCAGCCCGATCTGGCGGTCGCCACACCCATCAGCGCACACGGCCAGCTTGCCGGTTATCTGCTGGTGCGCGCCGGGTCGGGTGGCGCGCTGTCGATGGCCGGGCAGCAGTTCCTCAATCGGGTCAACTGGGCGCTGCTGCAGGCCGGCCTGCTGGCGGGTGGCCTGGGTCTGCTGCTCGGCGTAGTGATTGCGCGTGGCCTGGCCGCCCCGCTCAGCCGCCTGTCGGCAGCGGCGCGGCAGATCGCGCGCGGCAAGCTGGATGCGCGCCTATCGATCGCCGGTGCCGCCGAGATCGCCGATACGGCGCGTGCGTTCAACGAGATGGCCGATGGGCTTCAGCAGGCCGAGCGGCTACGCCAGAACATGATCGCCGATATCGCGCACGAGCTGCGTACGCCGCTAACGGTGATCCAGGGCAATCTGCGTGCGATCCTCGACGACGTGTACCCGCTGGAGAAAGCTGAGATCGCAACCATCTACGACGAGACGGTGATGCTGAGCCGGCTGGTCGGCGATCTGCGTGAACTGGCCCAGGCCGAGGCCGGCCGGCTTGCGCTGGATATCCATCCAGTCGAAGCGGCATCGCTGGTACGGAGCGCGATTGCTCCCTTCGAGGCCGCTGCAGCTGAGCAGCGCGTGACCCTGGTTGCCGATCTGCCTGATCAGCTCGCGCCGGTGTTAGCCGACCCCGACCGCGTGCGCCAGGTGCTGCATAACCTGGTGGCGAATGCGCTGCGCTACACGCCGGCCGGCGGGGCGATCACGCTTTCGGCTGCCCTGGAGATACAGAACCAGCAGCTGGGGGCGAACCACGACGCCAGCGCGACAGCCTCCTTCGTCAGGTTTGCCGTCGCCGATACCGGCCAGGGCATCGCCGCTGCTGACCTGCCGCACGTATTCGAGCGCTTCTGGCGCGCCGATCGCGCGCGCTCGCGCGATCAGGGCGGCTCGGGGTTAGGCCTGGCGATTGCCCGGCAGATCGTCGCGGCGCACGGCGGCCAGATCGGCGTAGAGAGCCAGATTGGTGCGGGCAGCCAGTTCTGGTTTTGCCTGCCGGCCGCTGAGGTTGCGGTGGCCTTGGCTACCCCTGAGCAGCACATCAAACAGCACAGTATTGCTGGCTAG
- a CDS encoding response regulator transcription factor — protein sequence MNQRILVVDDDKQIVRLVQSYLEQAGYAVLTAYDGAAALRAIRTERPDLVVLDLMLPDQDGWSITRTVRADTSQADLPIIMLTARIEDTDKIVGLELGADDYIAKPFNPHELVARVRAVLRRASGAPAQSRVIELGALRIDLDRHAVTRDNQALDVTPTEFDLLKVLMEYPGHAFTRAELIEKGLGYTYDGLDRGIDSHIKNLRKKIEPDPVNPTYIQTVYGVGYRLDAS from the coding sequence ATGAACCAACGCATCCTGGTCGTCGACGACGATAAGCAGATTGTTCGGCTGGTGCAATCTTACCTCGAGCAGGCTGGCTATGCTGTGCTGACGGCGTACGACGGCGCTGCGGCGCTACGTGCGATCCGCACCGAGCGCCCGGATCTGGTGGTGCTCGATCTGATGCTGCCCGATCAGGATGGCTGGTCGATTACGCGCACCGTGCGCGCCGACACCAGCCAGGCCGACCTGCCGATCATCATGCTGACCGCGCGGATCGAAGACACAGACAAAATTGTTGGGCTGGAGCTTGGCGCAGACGACTACATCGCCAAGCCGTTCAACCCGCACGAACTGGTGGCGCGCGTGCGCGCAGTGCTGCGGCGGGCCAGCGGCGCGCCCGCGCAGTCGCGCGTGATTGAGCTGGGCGCGTTGCGGATCGATCTGGATCGCCACGCCGTCACGCGCGATAACCAGGCGCTCGATGTCACGCCAACCGAGTTCGATCTGCTCAAGGTGCTGATGGAGTACCCCGGCCATGCCTTCACCCGCGCCGAGCTGATTGAAAAGGGGCTTGGCTATACCTACGACGGCCTCGATCGCGGGATCGACAGCCATATCAAGAATCTGCGCAAGAAGATCGAGCCCGACCCGGTCAACCCAACCTATATTCAGACGGTTTATGGCGTGGGCTATCGGCTGGACGCATCATGA
- a CDS encoding methyltransferase domain-containing protein translates to MSQFDAFARYYDADYGAIVEDLPFYRELARRCGGRVLEVMCGSGRLLAPLAEAGLRVAGIDISGGMLARARARLQAAGLLDRVELVEGDICACAPQGPFGLAIVAINSFMHLPGSAEQLAALGRIHDALRPGGTLALDLFNPDVRTLAEQNGVLALDKTLLLADGTRVHKFVAQHADMATQTNHVTFFYDELDTAGRVTRCALPFSMRWLYRFELEHLLERAGFMLEQVYGSYDLDTYHSASELMLAVARKRS, encoded by the coding sequence ATGAGCCAGTTCGACGCATTCGCGCGCTACTACGACGCCGACTATGGCGCGATCGTCGAGGATCTGCCGTTCTATCGCGAGCTGGCGCGCCGCTGCGGTGGGCGCGTGCTCGAGGTGATGTGCGGCAGCGGGCGGCTCCTGGCGCCGCTGGCCGAGGCCGGCCTGCGCGTCGCGGGCATCGATATCTCGGGTGGCATGCTGGCGCGCGCGCGCGCGCGGCTGCAGGCGGCCGGGCTGCTCGACCGCGTCGAGCTGGTCGAGGGCGATATCTGCGCCTGTGCGCCGCAGGGGCCGTTCGGGCTGGCGATTGTGGCGATCAACTCGTTCATGCACCTGCCCGGCAGCGCCGAGCAGCTGGCCGCGCTCGGGCGCATCCACGATGCGCTGCGGCCCGGCGGCACGCTGGCGCTCGACCTGTTCAACCCCGATGTGCGCACACTGGCCGAGCAGAATGGCGTGCTGGCGCTCGACAAAACCCTGCTGCTGGCCGACGGTACGCGCGTGCATAAGTTTGTGGCCCAGCACGCCGACATGGCCACGCAGACCAACCATGTCACCTTTTTCTACGACGAGCTCGACACGGCCGGGCGGGTGACTCGCTGTGCGCTGCCGTTTAGCATGCGCTGGCTGTACCGCTTCGAGCTCGAGCACCTGCTCGAGCGCGCTGGCTTTATGCTCGAGCAGGTGTACGGCTCGTACGATCTTGACACGTATCATAGCGCCAGCGAGCTCATGCTGGCGGTGGCGCGCAAGCGCTCATAG
- a CDS encoding DUF2183 domain-containing protein, whose translation MLARFEGAECEVTADDEGFFAAELTPLRALPTNQLWHSVELTLLAPLHGAGPVRASAPVLVPPPPSHFGVISDIDDTIIRTDATSLVGAFRSTLLGNARTRILFPGVAALYRALHGPALNPLFYVSSSPWNIYDMLADIFDLHDLPAGPLLLRNWGLAGKLELAFKHRDHKVAAITRILATYRRCRSY comes from the coding sequence GTGCTGGCGCGCTTCGAGGGCGCCGAGTGCGAGGTTACCGCCGACGACGAGGGCTTCTTCGCGGCCGAGCTCACCCCGCTGCGCGCGCTGCCCACCAACCAGCTGTGGCACAGCGTCGAGCTCACGCTGCTGGCGCCGCTGCACGGGGCCGGCCCGGTGCGGGCCAGCGCGCCGGTGCTGGTGCCGCCGCCGCCCAGCCACTTCGGCGTGATCAGCGACATCGACGATACGATCATCCGCACCGACGCCACCAGCCTGGTCGGCGCGTTTCGCAGCACACTGCTGGGCAACGCCCGTACACGCATCCTGTTTCCGGGCGTGGCTGCGCTGTATCGCGCACTGCACGGGCCTGCGCTCAACCCGCTGTTCTATGTTTCGAGCAGCCCGTGGAATATCTACGATATGCTGGCCGATATATTCGATCTGCACGATCTCCCGGCCGGGCCGCTGCTGCTGCGCAACTGGGGGCTGGCCGGCAAACTCGAGCTGGCATTCAAGCACCGCGACCACAAAGTGGCTGCGATCACGCGCATCCTGGCTACCTACCGGCGCTGCCGTTCGTACTGA
- a CDS encoding glycosyltransferase family 39 protein yields MPGRLALLQLPVALANALAVLAGYALLQRMLPRSVALMGALLWALDPFVFGYSRLLHVDALAGSFLTLSTLAACLAWNHQRRWRWVLGSGICAGLALLSKSPAIVLVPATGLLALRAGLRATGGDAGGWFVLPAGRAAGRRMAIVLPYLAWCAAAGLTVFLLWPALWVAPLRPIELICLGSRPRAPSRTCSAISSWAAKTTHLVCCSTRWRWRCG; encoded by the coding sequence TTGCCGGGCCGGCTGGCGCTACTCCAGCTGCCAGTGGCGCTGGCTAATGCGCTGGCGGTGCTGGCCGGCTACGCGCTGCTCCAGCGCATGCTGCCGCGCTCGGTCGCGCTGATGGGGGCGCTGCTGTGGGCACTCGATCCGTTTGTGTTCGGCTACAGCCGCCTGCTGCACGTCGATGCGCTGGCCGGCAGCTTCCTGACGCTAAGTACCCTGGCGGCCTGCCTGGCCTGGAACCACCAGCGGCGCTGGCGCTGGGTGCTCGGCTCGGGCATCTGCGCCGGCCTGGCGCTGCTCAGCAAGTCGCCTGCGATCGTGCTGGTGCCGGCCACCGGCCTGCTGGCGCTGCGCGCGGGCCTACGCGCCACGGGCGGCGACGCGGGCGGCTGGTTTGTGCTACCCGCCGGGCGCGCGGCTGGCCGGCGCATGGCGATCGTGCTGCCATACCTGGCCTGGTGCGCGGCGGCCGGGCTGACCGTGTTCCTGCTCTGGCCGGCGCTGTGGGTCGCCCCGCTGCGGCCGATCGAGCTGATCTGCCTGGGGTCGAGGCCGAGGGCGCCCAGCCGCACATGCTCGGCAATTTCTTCATGGGCCGCGAAGACAACGCACCTGGTCTGCTGTTCTACCCGGTGGCGCTGGCGCTGCGGCTGA
- a CDS encoding galactosyldiacylglycerol synthase, translated as MPRYLILHVSVGNGHRSAANALADAFERLPDSEVRVEDALDYASPIFSTAYSRSYLELSQRAPLVWQMFYESSDSSDPDWAPIRDRMRGLVAELAVTRLKDLIRQYAPAAIICTHFLPAELLTRLKLDGGMRTPTFTVITDHAVHSQWITPGVDGYFVASEFPRKLMIDRGVPAAIVYASGIPVNPEIATPKAAHSVRARHGLPADGAVLALFCGGLVPARVRRIVEGLTALDADGMLVVVAGRNTELPAALAGLSGGARMGLRVLEQIDYVDDLVAASDIVITKAGGLIVSEVLARGTPLVVIDPIPGQEEWNADYLVSSGAGLQLRVIEWVPWTVEQLLAEPDRLQHLREHAQRAGRPNAARDIAEQVANQLRTSRIT; from the coding sequence ATGCCACGCTACCTCATTCTGCATGTCTCGGTTGGCAACGGGCACCGCAGCGCGGCCAACGCCCTGGCCGACGCGTTTGAGCGCCTGCCCGACAGCGAGGTGCGCGTCGAGGATGCGCTCGACTACGCCAGCCCGATCTTCAGCACGGCCTACAGCCGATCGTACCTCGAGCTCTCGCAGCGCGCGCCGCTGGTATGGCAGATGTTCTACGAGTCGAGCGACAGCAGCGACCCCGACTGGGCGCCGATTCGTGATCGCATGCGCGGGCTGGTGGCCGAGCTGGCGGTCACCAGGCTCAAAGATCTGATCCGCCAGTACGCCCCGGCCGCGATCATCTGCACACACTTCCTGCCGGCCGAGCTGCTCACCCGGCTGAAGCTCGATGGCGGTATGCGCACGCCCACCTTCACGGTGATCACCGACCACGCCGTGCATAGCCAGTGGATCACCCCCGGAGTCGACGGCTACTTTGTGGCCAGCGAATTCCCGCGCAAGCTGATGATCGATCGCGGCGTGCCGGCGGCGATCGTGTACGCCAGCGGCATCCCGGTTAATCCCGAGATCGCCACGCCTAAGGCTGCCCACAGCGTGCGCGCGCGGCACGGCCTGCCGGCCGATGGGGCCGTGCTGGCGCTGTTCTGCGGCGGGCTCGTGCCTGCGCGGGTGCGCCGGATCGTCGAGGGACTGACTGCGCTCGACGCAGACGGCATGCTGGTGGTGGTGGCCGGACGCAACACCGAGCTGCCCGCCGCGCTCGCGGGCCTGAGCGGCGGCGCGCGCATGGGCTTGCGCGTGCTCGAGCAGATCGATTATGTCGACGACCTGGTCGCCGCCAGCGATATTGTGATTACCAAAGCTGGTGGCCTGATCGTCAGCGAGGTGCTGGCGCGCGGCACGCCGCTGGTGGTGATTGACCCCATCCCCGGCCAGGAGGAGTGGAACGCCGACTACCTGGTGAGCAGCGGCGCCGGCCTGCAGCTGCGCGTGATCGAATGGGTGCCCTGGACGGTCGAGCAGCTGCTGGCCGAGCCGGATCGGCTTCAGCACTTGCGCGAGCACGCCCAGCGCGCCGGCCGGCCCAACGCGGCGCGCGATATTGCCGAGCAGGTGGCCAACCAGCTGCGCACCAGCCGGATCACCTGA
- a CDS encoding fibronectin type III domain-containing protein, which yields MALNLPGYANTLAGFGKRVVDLVHAIAPNALVALQASKWSTNADPNGVTAALVPGMAQRTAAFLKAMGGDKADLLFVEWSDRDSGCTNLPQCQPPRAWWDVTNHDLPRPTRAVLWENALSAAAGKRLILWQVPAGNIGLDNSCNHYQDNRAAYLFSHPRDAFDSGVAAVLFGSGAECMTNPSTDGGLIGTQGKQAYDPPAAPDGLSLVAAAGATATLRWNESDAPDLWRYRLRYQLGAGPATTLDLSRANTATLLLPSAGSWSISVAAIDAQGHAGPYSTAVGATTSQGARQVLVPIARR from the coding sequence GTGGCGCTGAACCTGCCGGGCTACGCGAATACCCTGGCCGGCTTCGGCAAGCGCGTGGTCGACCTGGTGCATGCGATTGCGCCGAACGCGCTGGTGGCCCTCCAGGCCAGCAAATGGTCGACCAACGCCGACCCGAATGGTGTGACTGCCGCGCTGGTGCCGGGCATGGCCCAGCGCACCGCAGCCTTTCTGAAGGCCATGGGCGGCGACAAGGCCGACCTGCTGTTCGTCGAGTGGAGCGACCGCGACTCAGGATGCACCAACCTGCCGCAATGCCAGCCGCCGCGGGCCTGGTGGGATGTGACGAACCACGATCTGCCGCGCCCGACCCGCGCAGTGCTATGGGAGAACGCGCTCTCGGCGGCGGCCGGCAAGCGCCTGATCCTGTGGCAGGTGCCGGCCGGCAACATAGGCCTCGATAACAGCTGCAACCACTACCAGGACAACCGCGCGGCCTACCTGTTCAGCCACCCACGCGACGCGTTCGACTCGGGCGTGGCGGCGGTGTTGTTCGGCAGCGGCGCCGAATGCATGACCAACCCCTCGACCGACGGCGGCTTGATCGGCACGCAGGGCAAGCAGGCCTACGACCCGCCGGCCGCGCCGGATGGCCTGAGCCTGGTGGCTGCCGCCGGCGCAACCGCCACGCTGCGCTGGAACGAGAGCGACGCGCCCGATCTGTGGCGCTATCGCCTGCGCTATCAGCTCGGCGCCGGCCCGGCCACCACGCTCGACCTGAGCCGCGCGAACACCGCCACACTGCTGCTGCCGAGCGCCGGCAGCTGGAGCATCAGCGTAGCAGCGATTGACGCACAGGGCCACGCCGGCCCCTACAGCACCGCCGTAGGCGCCACCACCAGCCAGGGCGCACGCCAGGTGCTGGTGCCGATCGCGCGGCGCTAG
- a CDS encoding gamma-glutamyltransferase family protein — MHLNLDQLAPATCRKPVFAARGVVATSQPLAAQAGLATLRRGGNAVDAAIATAATLTVVEPASCSVGGDAFALVWDGQRLHGLNGSGRAPTTLTAEIARAHGQQLPDCGWLPVTVPGAPAAWHDLHQRFGRLPFEGLFADAICYAEQGYPVSPRSAYNWGHSLTRFASGLSAAEFARWSAVFAPAGHAPRAGEIWRSAELARTLQLIAESGAAALYTGKLAERIGSFAASTGGWLSASDLAHHTSSWVEPIHASYRGYDVWEIPPNGQGLATLIALNILAGFDLAGIARDSAQSYHLQIEAMKLAFADAHRYIADPEHAPVPLAALLSHEYAARRRALIGERALQPAHGEPLAGDTAYLCVADADGMMVSLIESTFSGFGGGIVVPGTGIALQNRGAGFRLEPDHPNVLAPGKRPYHTIIPGFLTRDGQPIGPFGVMGGHMQPQGHVQMIVNTLDYGMHPQASLDAPRWSWWADRYAKVEAHAHPAIAAELRARGHELEVDADPDPFGCGQIIWRLPGGGYVAGSDGRTDGCAIGY; from the coding sequence ATGCACCTGAATCTCGATCAGCTGGCGCCAGCCACATGCCGCAAGCCAGTGTTCGCGGCGCGCGGCGTGGTGGCCACCAGCCAGCCGCTGGCGGCCCAGGCCGGGTTGGCCACGCTGCGCCGGGGCGGCAACGCGGTTGACGCCGCGATTGCCACCGCCGCCACGCTCACCGTCGTCGAACCGGCCTCGTGCAGCGTTGGCGGCGACGCCTTCGCGCTCGTGTGGGATGGCCAGCGGCTGCACGGCCTGAACGGCTCGGGCCGCGCGCCGACCACGCTCACCGCCGAGATCGCGCGCGCGCACGGCCAGCAGCTGCCCGACTGCGGCTGGCTGCCGGTGACGGTGCCGGGCGCGCCGGCTGCCTGGCACGATCTGCACCAGCGCTTTGGCCGGCTGCCCTTCGAGGGGCTGTTCGCCGACGCGATCTGCTATGCCGAGCAGGGCTACCCGGTGTCGCCGCGCTCGGCCTACAACTGGGGCCACAGCCTCACGCGCTTCGCCAGCGGCCTCTCGGCGGCCGAGTTCGCGCGCTGGTCGGCAGTGTTCGCGCCGGCCGGCCACGCGCCACGTGCCGGCGAGATCTGGCGCTCGGCCGAGCTGGCCCGCACGCTCCAGCTGATCGCCGAGAGCGGGGCGGCGGCGCTCTACACTGGCAAGCTGGCCGAGCGGATCGGCAGCTTCGCGGCCAGCACGGGCGGCTGGCTCAGCGCCAGCGACCTGGCCCACCACACCAGCAGCTGGGTCGAGCCGATCCACGCGAGCTATCGCGGCTACGACGTGTGGGAAATTCCGCCGAACGGGCAGGGGCTGGCCACGCTGATCGCGCTCAACATCCTCGCAGGCTTCGACCTGGCCGGAATCGCGCGCGACTCGGCCCAGAGCTACCACCTGCAGATCGAAGCCATGAAGCTGGCCTTCGCCGATGCACACCGCTACATCGCCGACCCCGAGCACGCGCCGGTGCCGCTTGCGGCGCTGCTCTCGCACGAGTATGCCGCCCGCCGCCGCGCGCTGATCGGCGAGCGCGCGCTCCAGCCTGCGCACGGCGAGCCGCTCGCCGGCGACACCGCCTACCTCTGCGTCGCCGACGCCGACGGCATGATGGTCAGCCTGATCGAGTCGACCTTCTCGGGCTTCGGCGGCGGGATCGTAGTGCCCGGCACCGGCATCGCGCTGCAGAATCGCGGCGCGGGCTTTCGGCTCGAACCCGATCACCCGAACGTGCTCGCGCCCGGCAAGCGGCCCTACCACACGATCATCCCCGGCTTCCTCACGCGCGATGGCCAGCCGATCGGGCCGTTCGGCGTCATGGGCGGGCACATGCAGCCGCAGGGCCACGTGCAGATGATCGTCAACACGCTCGACTACGGCATGCACCCGCAGGCCAGCCTCGACGCGCCGCGCTGGAGCTGGTGGGCCGATCGCTACGCCAAAGTCGAGGCCCACGCCCACCCGGCGATTGCCGCCGAGCTGCGCGCGCGCGGCCACGAGCTTGAGGTCGACGCCGACCCCGACCCGTTTGGCTGCGGGCAGATCATCTGGCGCCTGCCCGGCGGCGGGTATGTTGCCGGCAGCGACGGCCGCACCGACGGCTGCGCGATCGGGTATTAA